A stretch of Peteryoungia algae DNA encodes these proteins:
- a CDS encoding response regulator — MSLAEKIKVLIVDDQVTSRLLLSDALTQLGFKQITAAGDGEQGMKIMEQQPHHLVISDFNMPKMDGLGLLQAVRTNPNTKKAAFIILTAQGDRALVQKAAQLGANNVLAKPFTIEKMKAAIEAVFGALK; from the coding sequence ATGTCCCTAGCCGAAAAAATCAAAGTTCTGATCGTCGACGATCAGGTCACCAGCCGCCTCCTGCTCAGCGATGCGTTGACCCAGCTCGGCTTCAAGCAGATCACTGCCGCCGGTGACGGCGAGCAGGGCATGAAGATCATGGAGCAACAGCCCCATCATCTGGTCATCTCGGACTTCAACATGCCGAAGATGGATGGATTGGGTCTCTTGCAGGCCGTGCGGACCAATCCGAACACGAAGAAGGCTGCCTTCATCATCCTGACGGCGCAGGGCGACCGGGCGCTGGTGCAGAAGGCAGCACAGCTGGGCGCCAACAACGTCCTGGCGAAACCTTTTACCATTGAAAAAATGAAGGCAGCCATCGAGGCTGTATTCGGAGCCCTAAAATGA
- a CDS encoding chemotaxis protein CheW, protein MSYAVKNLMQGSRELIAFRIGDQEFCVNIMSVREIRGWTPATPLPHSPHYVMGVINLRGAVLPIMDLSLRLGMKPAEPTARHVIIVAQVKSRVVGLLVDAVSDILTVDDDNIQPTPEVSSDLERQYARGILAIDKRMICLVELAALFNEAAESEAA, encoded by the coding sequence ATGTCGTATGCGGTCAAAAACTTGATGCAGGGTAGCCGTGAGCTCATCGCCTTCCGTATTGGCGATCAGGAGTTCTGCGTGAACATCATGTCGGTGCGGGAGATCCGGGGATGGACCCCGGCAACCCCACTGCCGCATTCGCCACATTATGTCATGGGCGTCATAAACCTGCGTGGAGCCGTCCTGCCGATCATGGACCTGTCTCTGCGCCTGGGCATGAAGCCCGCCGAACCGACCGCCCGTCACGTCATCATCGTGGCGCAGGTCAAGTCTCGGGTCGTCGGTCTGCTGGTGGATGCCGTATCGGACATCCTCACCGTGGACGACGACAACATACAGCCGACGCCGGAGGTCTCCTCCGATCTCGAACGACAATATGCCCGTGGCATTCTCGCCATCGACAAGCGGATGATCTGCCTGGTCGAGCTTGCTGCACTTTTCAACGAAGCCGCCGAAAGCGAGGCTGCATGA
- the cheB gene encoding protein-glutamate O-methylesterase CheB — protein MAAPARVLVVDDSPTMRGLITAVLSQDPDVSVIGQAGDAMEARAAIKQLNPDVVTLDIEMPNMNGLEFLEKIMKLRPMPVIMVSTMTHRGAEATLAALEIGAFDCVAKPQPGDARPFGELAEKVKAAARSQHRHSPTSHGHPAPVAPAADFRVGRKIVAIGSSTGGVEALIAVLQKFPRNCPPTVITQHMPPTFTKSFAERLNRLCAPVVEEATDGARLEIGKIYLAPGGDRHLQVANASAPCCRLVERAPVNGHRPSVDVLFDSVAELAGRNAVGVILTGMGRDGASGLLKMRHTGARTIGQNEKTCVVYGMPRVAHELGAVEHQLPLTSIGEEILKLTAARKEGIE, from the coding sequence ATGGCGGCACCTGCACGCGTTCTCGTTGTCGACGACAGCCCCACCATGCGTGGACTGATCACGGCCGTCCTCAGCCAGGATCCCGATGTCAGCGTCATCGGCCAGGCCGGCGACGCGATGGAGGCCCGCGCCGCGATCAAGCAGCTCAATCCCGATGTCGTCACCCTCGACATCGAGATGCCGAACATGAACGGCCTCGAGTTCCTCGAGAAGATCATGAAACTGCGTCCGATGCCGGTGATCATGGTCTCGACAATGACCCATCGCGGCGCCGAAGCAACGCTTGCCGCGTTGGAGATCGGCGCCTTCGACTGTGTCGCCAAGCCTCAGCCGGGCGATGCGCGTCCCTTCGGCGAGCTCGCCGAGAAGGTCAAGGCCGCGGCGCGTTCGCAGCACCGTCACAGCCCCACCTCGCATGGCCATCCTGCACCGGTTGCGCCGGCGGCAGACTTCCGGGTTGGACGCAAGATCGTGGCCATCGGTTCGTCTACGGGCGGCGTGGAGGCCCTGATCGCGGTCTTGCAGAAATTCCCGCGCAATTGCCCGCCGACGGTGATTACGCAGCACATGCCGCCGACATTCACCAAGAGCTTTGCCGAGCGGCTCAATCGGCTCTGCGCACCTGTCGTGGAGGAGGCCACGGACGGTGCACGGCTCGAGATCGGCAAGATCTACCTGGCGCCGGGTGGCGATCGACATCTCCAGGTGGCGAATGCCTCTGCGCCATGCTGCCGCCTGGTTGAGCGCGCGCCGGTCAACGGTCACCGACCCTCGGTCGACGTGTTGTTCGATTCAGTTGCAGAACTTGCCGGTCGGAACGCCGTCGGTGTGATTCTTACGGGCATGGGGCGCGACGGCGCCTCGGGCCTTTTGAAGATGCGTCACACCGGTGCACGAACTATCGGCCAGAACGAAAAGACCTGTGTGGTCTATGGGATGCCCCGAGTCGCCCATGAGCTGGGCGCAGTCGAGCATCAACTACCCCTCACCTCTATTGGAGAGGAAATCCTCAAACTCACTGCCGCCCGAAAAGAAGGTATCGAATAA
- a CDS encoding STAS domain-containing protein, whose protein sequence is MASKKGEQKALKLAAVLDLNEASNLKANILSMRGAPLTIDASGVERVGAQCVQVLMAAAKAWEADKHPFSYGKASEAFLKTLQLIGVNIDHLLAKEIRQ, encoded by the coding sequence ATGGCAAGTAAGAAAGGCGAGCAGAAGGCCCTGAAGCTGGCCGCGGTCTTGGACCTCAACGAGGCTTCCAATCTCAAGGCCAATATTCTCTCGATGCGTGGTGCTCCTTTGACGATCGATGCTTCTGGCGTCGAGCGTGTCGGCGCCCAGTGCGTGCAGGTCCTGATGGCCGCAGCCAAGGCCTGGGAAGCCGACAAGCATCCCTTCTCGTATGGAAAGGCCTCCGAGGCTTTCCTCAAAACACTTCAACTGATTGGCGTGAACATCGACCATCTGCTCGCTAAGGAGATCCGGCAATGA
- the cheT gene encoding chemotaxis protein CheT produces the protein MQNENLAGNQDTREELPEILMRIVSELHDVAYLIERVEPHLLELGGPTILEHPDSLKVLQGIDLAVQKARGLAEFVDTITGTIPSDWMIDMTTALSLVKLADMQKALGAGLRHGHSQPLVQAGGDFDFF, from the coding sequence ATGCAAAACGAAAACTTGGCGGGAAATCAGGATACCCGGGAAGAGCTTCCGGAAATCCTCATGCGCATCGTCAGCGAGCTGCACGACGTGGCTTATCTGATTGAGCGCGTGGAGCCGCACCTGCTTGAGCTCGGTGGCCCGACAATCCTGGAACATCCGGACAGCCTGAAGGTCCTGCAGGGTATCGATCTCGCCGTGCAGAAGGCGCGCGGGCTCGCGGAATTCGTCGACACCATCACGGGGACGATACCGTCGGACTGGATGATCGACATGACGACGGCGCTGAGCCTCGTCAAGCTTGCCGACATGCAGAAGGCGCTCGGCGCCGGCCTGCGCCACGGCCATTCCCAACCGCTCGTCCAGGCGGGTGGAGACTTCGACTTCTTCTAA
- the cheD gene encoding chemoreceptor glutamine deamidase CheD produces the protein MTEDSAAKRVHIIQGEWKVSKDPNVVLSTILGSCVAACIRDPIAGVGGMNHFLLPGSAVPGAGGGDATRYGVHLMELLINGLLKQGARRDRLEAKVFGGAKTIATFSNVGEQNAAFAQQFLRDEGIKVVGSSTGGDHGRKLEFWPVSGRARQYPLTGAETQKTVALEQRPVPVSRPVENSIEFF, from the coding sequence ATGACTGAAGACAGTGCAGCAAAGCGCGTCCATATTATCCAAGGGGAGTGGAAAGTCAGCAAGGACCCGAACGTGGTTCTGTCGACCATCCTCGGTTCGTGTGTTGCTGCCTGTATTCGGGATCCGATCGCAGGAGTGGGTGGTATGAACCACTTTCTCCTGCCGGGATCGGCGGTGCCGGGGGCAGGTGGCGGCGATGCCACCCGCTATGGGGTTCACCTTATGGAGCTTCTGATCAATGGCCTGCTGAAGCAGGGCGCCCGCAGGGATCGTCTTGAGGCCAAGGTCTTCGGGGGGGCCAAGACGATTGCGACGTTCTCGAATGTCGGCGAACAGAACGCAGCCTTCGCCCAGCAATTCCTGCGCGACGAAGGCATCAAGGTGGTCGGATCCTCGACGGGTGGAGATCACGGCCGCAAACTGGAATTCTGGCCGGTCAGCGGTCGGGCAAGACAGTATCCGCTCACAGGCGCAGAAACGCAGAAGACGGTGGCGCTGGAGCAGCGTCCGGTTCCTGTTTCGAGGCCGGTGGAAAATTCAATCGAGTTCTTCTAG
- the cheR gene encoding protein-glutamate O-methyltransferase, with the protein MTFAMSTSRQSDDEVLASGEYPLTRRDLGEIAAMIYSDAGIALNDSKASLVYSRLSKHIRNLGLSGFRAYCQLVSSPEGAAERREMLSHLTTNFTRFFRENHHFEHLRDEVLPGLVQRAKSGGRVRIWSAASSDGQEPYSIALTVFQAFPNVLDYDFKILATDIDPKILAIARQGAYDEQALESVSPATRKQWFKEVEIGGRRKYQVDERLKRLITYNELNLMAQWPFKGKFDVIFCRNVVIYFDEPTQMRIWTRFADLLPVGGHLYIGHSERVSGDSKNDFDNIGITTYSYVGKNGGRK; encoded by the coding sequence ATGACATTCGCAATGAGCACATCCCGTCAATCGGACGATGAAGTCCTGGCCAGTGGGGAATACCCGCTGACCCGGCGGGATCTGGGTGAGATTGCTGCCATGATCTACTCGGATGCGGGCATCGCGCTGAACGACAGCAAGGCGTCGCTCGTCTACTCGCGCCTGTCCAAGCACATCCGCAATCTCGGCCTTTCGGGCTTCCGCGCCTACTGCCAGCTCGTCTCCTCGCCGGAAGGTGCAGCCGAGCGTCGGGAAATGCTGTCGCATCTGACCACCAACTTCACGCGGTTCTTCCGCGAGAACCATCACTTCGAGCACCTGCGCGACGAGGTCCTTCCCGGTCTCGTCCAGCGGGCGAAGTCCGGTGGCCGCGTCCGCATCTGGTCGGCCGCAAGCTCCGATGGCCAGGAGCCCTATTCGATCGCGCTGACGGTCTTCCAGGCCTTCCCGAACGTGCTCGATTATGACTTCAAGATCCTGGCGACCGACATCGACCCGAAGATCCTGGCGATCGCCCGTCAGGGCGCCTACGACGAGCAGGCCCTTGAAAGCGTCTCCCCGGCCACGCGCAAGCAGTGGTTCAAGGAGGTCGAGATCGGCGGCCGCCGCAAGTATCAGGTCGATGAGCGCCTCAAGCGGCTGATCACCTACAATGAACTGAACCTGATGGCGCAGTGGCCGTTCAAGGGCAAGTTCGACGTCATCTTCTGTCGCAACGTCGTGATCTATTTCGACGAACCGACCCAGATGCGGATCTGGACCCGCTTTGCGGATCTTCTGCCGGTCGGCGGTCACCTCTACATCGGTCATTCGGAGCGTGTTTCGGGCGACTCGAAGAACGATTTCGACAATATCGGGATCACGACTTACAGCTACGTGGGCAAGAACGGAGGGCGCAAATAA
- the cheY1 gene encoding chemotaxis response regulator CheY1: MKKKVLTVDDSRTIRNMLLVTLNNAGFETIQAEDGIEGLEVLEECNPDVIVTDINMPRLDGFGFIEGVRRNEKYRAVPILVLTTESDAEKKNRARQAGATGWIVKPFDPTKLIDAIERVTA, translated from the coding sequence ATGAAGAAAAAAGTGCTCACCGTGGATGACTCCAGAACCATTCGAAACATGCTTCTGGTCACCCTGAACAATGCCGGCTTCGAGACCATTCAGGCCGAAGATGGCATCGAGGGCCTGGAAGTGCTCGAAGAATGCAATCCCGACGTCATCGTGACCGATATCAACATGCCGCGTCTCGACGGCTTCGGCTTCATCGAGGGAGTTCGTCGGAACGAAAAGTATCGCGCGGTTCCGATCCTGGTTCTGACCACGGAAAGCGATGCGGAAAAGAAGAACCGCGCCCGCCAGGCTGGTGCGACCGGATGGATCGTCAAACCGTTCGATCCGACCAAACTGATCGATGCCATTGAGCGTGTAACCGCCTAA
- a CDS encoding chemotaxis protein CheA: MDMNEIKEIFFQECEEQLAELESGLLKMNDGDRDPETVNAVFRAVHSIKGGAGAFGLDDLVAFAHVFETTLDCVRSNKLEPGPEVMKVMLKSADVLADLVTASRDGGSVDESRSSGLVKELEALANGDMPAPSAAPVAAAKPAAPAPVAAAPSDDSGFQPIPFTFDDFGGEEQEESLSTFDVTFKPRRELYSKGNEAALLLRDLSRLGEMSINCNMEDLPSLDDLDPEGAYFDWTIQIKAEKGEEGIRQVFEFAEWDCDLDIKLREPEAAAVTEELPMVPVPFDLSALDDGSDAPDQTVAAAVEAADTATSVLKAAASAAKPEKKETPAAAAAAAAAQANNAAGQTIRVDLDRVDRLINLVGELVINQAMLSQSVIENDATGTSAVNMGLEELQQLTREIQDSVMAIRAQPVKPVFQRMSRIVREVADMVGKSIRLVTEGENTEVDKTVIDKLAEPLTHMIRNAVDHGIESPEKRAAAGKEPEGTIKLTAKHRSGRIVIELVDDGAGINRERVRQKAIDNELIAADANLTDEEIDNLIFAPGFSTADKISDISGRGVGMDVVKRSIQALGGRISITSRPGQGSTFTMSLPLTLAVLDGMVVTVAGQTLVVPLTAIVETLQPEAQHIHSFGANQRLISIRNSFCPLVDVGRILNFRGTQANPIDGVALLVESEGGGQRALMVDAIQGQRQVVIKSLEANYTHVPGIAAATILGDGRVALILDVDAVVAASRGQSLKQEMSLAVAG, from the coding sequence ATGGATATGAACGAAATCAAAGAGATCTTCTTCCAGGAATGCGAGGAGCAGCTTGCGGAACTGGAATCCGGTCTTCTGAAAATGAATGATGGGGATCGCGATCCGGAAACGGTCAATGCCGTTTTCCGTGCGGTTCACTCCATCAAGGGCGGCGCCGGCGCCTTTGGTCTCGATGACCTGGTCGCCTTCGCGCACGTCTTCGAGACGACTCTTGATTGCGTTCGTTCCAACAAGCTGGAGCCCGGCCCCGAGGTCATGAAGGTGATGCTCAAGTCGGCCGACGTTCTGGCAGACCTGGTCACCGCATCCCGCGATGGTGGTAGCGTCGACGAAAGCCGCTCCAGCGGTCTCGTCAAGGAACTGGAGGCACTGGCGAACGGAGACATGCCAGCCCCGTCGGCAGCGCCTGTTGCAGCCGCCAAGCCGGCGGCGCCCGCGCCCGTTGCTGCCGCCCCGAGCGACGACAGCGGCTTCCAGCCGATCCCCTTCACCTTTGACGACTTTGGCGGCGAAGAGCAGGAGGAGAGCCTCTCGACCTTCGACGTGACCTTCAAGCCGCGCCGTGAACTCTACTCCAAGGGCAACGAAGCGGCCCTCCTGCTGCGTGATCTCTCCCGTCTCGGCGAGATGAGCATCAACTGCAACATGGAAGACCTGCCGTCGCTCGACGATCTCGATCCCGAAGGCGCCTATTTCGACTGGACGATCCAGATCAAGGCGGAAAAGGGCGAGGAAGGCATTCGCCAGGTCTTCGAATTCGCAGAGTGGGATTGCGACCTCGATATCAAGCTCCGTGAGCCTGAAGCTGCCGCCGTCACCGAGGAACTGCCGATGGTCCCGGTTCCCTTCGACCTGTCTGCGCTCGACGACGGATCCGATGCCCCCGACCAGACTGTCGCTGCTGCCGTTGAGGCCGCAGACACGGCGACCAGCGTCCTGAAGGCGGCAGCCTCTGCCGCCAAGCCTGAGAAGAAGGAAACGCCGGCCGCAGCAGCAGCCGCCGCAGCCGCCCAGGCCAACAACGCCGCCGGCCAGACCATTCGTGTCGATCTGGACCGCGTCGACCGGCTGATCAACCTTGTCGGCGAACTCGTCATCAACCAGGCGATGCTGTCCCAGAGCGTCATCGAGAACGATGCCACCGGCACATCCGCCGTCAATATGGGTCTCGAAGAGCTGCAGCAGCTCACCCGTGAGATCCAGGACTCGGTCATGGCGATCCGCGCGCAGCCGGTGAAGCCGGTCTTCCAGCGCATGTCGCGTATCGTCCGCGAAGTCGCGGACATGGTCGGCAAGTCGATCCGCCTCGTCACTGAGGGTGAAAACACCGAAGTCGACAAAACGGTCATCGACAAGCTCGCCGAGCCTTTGACTCACATGATCCGAAATGCTGTCGACCACGGCATTGAAAGCCCCGAGAAGCGTGCGGCCGCCGGCAAGGAGCCGGAAGGCACGATCAAGCTGACGGCGAAGCATCGTTCCGGCCGTATCGTCATCGAACTCGTCGATGATGGTGCAGGCATCAACCGAGAACGCGTCCGCCAGAAGGCGATCGACAACGAATTGATCGCAGCCGATGCCAACCTGACGGACGAGGAGATTGACAACCTCATCTTCGCACCCGGCTTCTCGACGGCCGACAAGATCTCCGACATTTCCGGACGCGGCGTCGGAATGGACGTGGTCAAGCGCTCGATCCAGGCACTCGGCGGCCGCATTTCGATCACCTCCCGTCCCGGCCAGGGGTCCACCTTCACCATGAGCCTGCCGCTGACGCTCGCCGTCCTCGACGGCATGGTGGTCACGGTTGCCGGTCAGACCCTTGTCGTACCGCTCACTGCGATCGTCGAGACGCTGCAGCCGGAGGCACAGCACATTCACTCGTTCGGCGCCAACCAGCGCCTGATCTCGATCCGCAACTCCTTCTGCCCGCTTGTCGATGTCGGGCGGATCCTCAACTTCCGCGGCACGCAGGCCAACCCGATCGACGGTGTAGCCCTCCTCGTGGAGTCGGAAGGCGGCGGCCAGCGCGCTCTGATGGTCGACGCCATCCAGGGACAGCGTCAGGTTGTCATCAAGTCGCTCGAAGCCAACTACACCCATGTTCCGGGTATCGCTGCCGCAACCATCCTCGGTGATGGTCGCGTCGCGCTCATCCTCGACGTGGATGCTGTCGTCGCCGCCTCGCGGGGTCAGTCCCTCAAACAGGAAATGTCGTTAGCCGTCGCAGGGTAA